A segment of the Aromatoleum aromaticum EbN1 genome:
ATCGGCCAGGCACACATTGTCGGCATCGACCTTGGCGATCAGGGACCGAAGCCAGCCGGTCCCGGCCTTCCTGCCGAGTGACACGAAGCAGGACGCAAGCCGCGGCAGCACGCAGGATCGTCGGCCTTTATCGCAAGTTGCCGTACGACAAACCCCGTAACCACAGAAGCTTGCGGGGTTGGTGCTGCCGGATGCCGGATGCCTGATTCCGCAGTCCGGGGTCAGACGTTGAACAGGAAGTTCAACACGTCGCCGTCCTTGACGACGTAGTCCTTGCCTTCGGCGCGCATCTTGCCGGCTTCCTTCGCGCCCTGTTCGCCCTTGTACGCGATGAAATCGTCGAACGCGATCGTCTGCGCGCGGATGAAGCCGCGCTCGAAGTCAGTGTGGATCACGCCGGCCGCCTGCGGCGCGGTATCGCCGACGTGGATCGTCCAGGCGCGCACTTCCTTGACGCCGGCGGTGAAGTAGGTCTGCAGGCCGAGGAGCTTGTAGCCGGCGCGGATCAGCCGGTTCAGGCCCGGTTCCTCGAGGCCTAGGTCGGCGAGAAATTCGCTCTTGTCGGCGTCGTCGAGTTCGGCGATCTCGGCTTCGATCGCAGCGCAGATCGCGACGACCTCGGCTTTCTCGGCAGCCGCGTGAGCGACGACGGCGTCCAGATGCGGGTTGTTTTCGAAGCCGCCTTCCTTGACGTTCGCGACGTACAGCACCGGTTTTGCGGTGATCAGGCAGAACGGCTTCAGGCTCGCCCATTCTTCCTTCGCCAGGTCGAGCGCGCGCACCGGCTTCGCCTGGTCGAGCTGCGCAATGCATTTTTCGAGCACTGCGACGAGGACTTTCGCATCCTTGTCGCCCGCGGCGGCGGGACGCTTGTAGCGGGCGAGCGCCTTGTCGACGGTCGCCATGTCGGCGAGCGCGAGTTCGGTGTCGATGACTTCGATGTCGCGGATCGGATCGACGCTGCCCGACACGTGCACGACGTTCTCGTCGGCAAAGCAGCGCACGACATGCACGATCGCGTCGGTCTCGCGGATGTTCGCGAGGAACTGGTTGCCGAGGCCTTCGCCTTTCGACGCGCCGGCCACGAGGCCGGCTATGTCGACGAATTCGACGATTGCCGGCTGAACTTTCTGCGGCTTGACGATCGTGGAAAGCGCGTCGAGCCGCGGGTCAGGCACTTCGACGATTCCGACGTTCGGCTCGATCGTGCAGAACGGGTAATTTTCGGCAGCGATGCCGGATTTCGTCAGGGCGTTGAAGAGGGTCGACTTGCCGACGTTCGGCAGGCCGACGATTCCACATTTGAGGCTCATTTAGAACTCTTTCCGGTCAAGTGGTTACGCTGGTGTCAGTGCGCCATCAACACCGGATCATGAAGACGAGCCAGCGAACGGCGAAGAGAGACCGAGGATGGACGGTTGGATGTCTGAACTGGTTCTGATGACACAGTTTCGACACGGGGACGGGCATTCTAACATTCAGCGATACGACGATAGGCCGGCGGCCGCGCGCTCCCCTACGGCTCCCATTGCCGTCAATCCCGCTTCGCGCCCTCCAGTCCCGAACGGCTGATCGCCAGCGTCGCCGGGTGGGAGATGCGGCGCTCGACCGAGATCGCGTAATAGGCTTCGCTCACTGCAGACGCTTCGCCGAGGCAGCGCACGCCGTGCTGGTGGCATACCTGTTCAGCGATCAGCGTCGCAGCGGGGAACACGCCGACGCCTGCTTCACCGAACGCTTTCATCAGCGCAGCGTCGTCGAATTCGCCGACGATGTGCGGCGCGATGTGCTGTTCTTCGAACCACTGCATCAGCGGCCGCCGCACCGCGGCATCGGCGCCCGGAATCAGCATCGGCTGGCGGACGAGGTTCGCCGGGAAACTGCCCGTCAGGCTTTCGGCGAGCGACGGGGCGGCGAAAAAGCTGATCGACGATTCCCCCAGCTTGTGGTTGTAGCCGCGCACGTCCGTGTGGGCCGGCATCGGGCTGTCGGCGAGCACGACGTCGAGCTTGTGGATCGCCAGGTCGCCGAGCAGCCGGACCATCTTGTCCTCGCGGCAGACGATGCGCACCGGTTCGGCAAGCTTCATCGACGGCGCGAGCAGCAGCCACGCGATCGCTTTCGGCACGACATCGGCGATTCCGACGCGGAACGGAATCGCGCGACCGGCGGCACGGTTGTGCAGCGCCTCCTCGAGTTCGCTGCCAACGCGGAAAATCTCCTCGGCGTAATCGAGCACCATCTGGCCGGTTTCGGTCAGGGCGAGCCCGCGTCCGCGACGGCGGAACAGCGAGACGCCGAGGCTCGCCTCGAGGATTGCGATCTGGCCGCTCAGCGTTTGCGGAGCGAGGCCCGAGCGCTCGCTTGCGCGCACGATGCCACCTGCGCGCGCAACGTTCCAGAAGTGGTGGAGCTGCTTGAAATTGAGCATCGCGCCCTCTCGACTCTTCGGTAAAACATGATAAAAATTCCGTTGAACTCGTATTTTATCGAACAGTCTGAAGCTTAGTATCAACGAACAGATGCCGGTATCAACCACAAGGGAGAAGAAGCATGCGCATCGATCTGCAATGTAGCGGTCTGGAAGCACCGTCGGGTCTGCGGGACTATGTCGCGCGGCGAATGCGTTTCGCGATCGGCCGCTTTCGCGACCAGATTCAGTGGGCGCGCATCAAGGTCGCGGACGTGAACGGACCGCGCGGCGGGGCCGACAAACGTTGTGTGGTACAACTGCGGCTGCGCAATTGCCCGGATGTGATCTTTTCGGTGACCGGGACGGATGCGCG
Coding sequences within it:
- the ychF gene encoding redox-regulated ATPase YchF gives rise to the protein MSLKCGIVGLPNVGKSTLFNALTKSGIAAENYPFCTIEPNVGIVEVPDPRLDALSTIVKPQKVQPAIVEFVDIAGLVAGASKGEGLGNQFLANIRETDAIVHVVRCFADENVVHVSGSVDPIRDIEVIDTELALADMATVDKALARYKRPAAAGDKDAKVLVAVLEKCIAQLDQAKPVRALDLAKEEWASLKPFCLITAKPVLYVANVKEGGFENNPHLDAVVAHAAAEKAEVVAICAAIEAEIAELDDADKSEFLADLGLEEPGLNRLIRAGYKLLGLQTYFTAGVKEVRAWTIHVGDTAPQAAGVIHTDFERGFIRAQTIAFDDFIAYKGEQGAKEAGKMRAEGKDYVVKDGDVLNFLFNV
- the nhaR gene encoding transcriptional activator NhaR, which produces MLNFKQLHHFWNVARAGGIVRASERSGLAPQTLSGQIAILEASLGVSLFRRRGRGLALTETGQMVLDYAEEIFRVGSELEEALHNRAAGRAIPFRVGIADVVPKAIAWLLLAPSMKLAEPVRIVCREDKMVRLLGDLAIHKLDVVLADSPMPAHTDVRGYNHKLGESSISFFAAPSLAESLTGSFPANLVRQPMLIPGADAAVRRPLMQWFEEQHIAPHIVGEFDDAALMKAFGEAGVGVFPAATLIAEQVCHQHGVRCLGEASAVSEAYYAISVERRISHPATLAISRSGLEGAKRD
- a CDS encoding HPF/RaiA family ribosome-associated protein; protein product: MRIDLQCSGLEAPSGLRDYVARRMRFAIGRFRDQIQWARIKVADVNGPRGGADKRCVVQLRLRNCPDVIFSVTGTDARPLVDLAAERVSQVLVRRLARLRQFSREAAAGPDPVMAGT